The sequence cacctagccattggttcagattagtggacaacacctgggttaccacatttcaccgaccacattaactctgtggacaaccacatcaagttcaccagggaggatgtgagaaatgacaggttagccttcttacactgtgaaattacaattggtgaCGGGGGACATTTGATGGTTGATGTTAACTGTAAACCAACacgtactgatcagtacttaaggtttgattcCCATCATCCACTGGATTACAAacgaggagtcatcaggacgctgtaccacaaAGCTGACAACATTCCCgccgacacagcggccagggaaggggagaaatcccacattaaacaggccctggttaagtgcggttatcctaactgggcgtttgtcaaagccaggaagacgcctgaacagtgcaccagccgatcgaagagaggagaaggacaacagctgtctaagtgtaaaccagtggtgattctgtatgtggcggaagTGTCGGAACAGTTAAGACGCGTTTCCAAACACCGTATCtccgttgctttcaaaccccaaaacacgctgcgccaaaaattggtccaccccaagaatcaggtcccccggcacaaacagagcagtatagtgtatgctgttaagtgccaggaggattgtcgtgacttgtacaccagggaaactaaacagacactggccaagaggatgacacaacacagaagtgcTAACACGTTATCTGAGATATGACACCGTTGAGGCCCTCAAATTAAAAatcaatatttcagttttattgCTCATGTGTATTAGTTCTGATCAGATGTAATCATGTTGTTTGTGACCTAATTTTCTCTGTCTATTCTCTAAAAGGGTCGTGAGGCAAAGGAACCAGAACAGCTCCGAAAGCTGTTTATCGGCGGCCTGAGTTTTGAAACGACAGAGGAGAGCCTAAGGGCCCATTTTGAACAATGGGGCACACTCACAGACTGCGTGGTAAGTATTTATTGTGATATCGATGGCAAGGTGGAGGTTAAAAACCCAGAATGTAAATTGTAGCGCCTTCCCACTTTCACAGCTTTAACATATATGTGCTTTACAGGTGATGAGGGACCCCAACAACAAGCGATCAAGAGGGTTCGGCTTTGTAACGTACTCCTCGGTAGGTGAGGTGGACGATGCCATGGGAGCGAGGCCGCATAAGGTGGATGGAAGGGTCGTTGAACCTAAGAGAGCCGTGTCCCGAGAGGTAAACAAGCATACATTACAAGATGATGTGGGAATTGTGTTGCGCTGTAGTTTTTGTGCTAGGCTTATGGCTAATGTCTGTTTCAGGACTCCTCTAAACCGGGTGCCCATCTGACAGTGAAAAAGATCTTTGTCGGTGGTATCAAGGAAGACACAGAGGAGTACCACATACGAGAGTACTTTGAGACTTACGGAAGGATTGACTGCATTGACATTATGGAGGAGCGCTCAACTGGGAAAAAGAGGGGATTCTGCTTTGTAAGCTTCGATGATCATGACACTGTGGACAAAATTGTTGGTATGTGCTTGTTTGAGGTCCAGAGCCAGTCTGTATGAGTTCTTACAAGACATGAGGGAAACGTCACCAAAGCTGATTTTTCTTCTTGTTTACATTACAGCCCAGAAATACCATACGATCAACTCCCACAATTGTGAGGTCAGGAAAGCGCTCTCAAAACAGGAAATGATGGCCGCTTCCAATCAGAGGAGTAAGCATCATCAAACAGTGAACAGAGTGACACATCAGTTTATTGTTCTACAGATAACCGACTCCCGTTAATGTAAACCGCGCAGCACCGCGTTCGCATTCCTGAAAAGAAAAGTGTGTTTCCATTTCAGATAGAGGAGGAGGATCTGGGAATTTCATGGGCAGAGGTGGCAACTATGGTAGCAGCAACTTTGGCAGAGGTGAGAATTCTTGATCTTTTAGGGCAACTGTCTCAGCAAGAGTTGGCTAAAGGTTAAATTTTTAATACGTAATGTACTTAAATACTTTAAGGTTATTTGAATACTTCTTGTACGTAAAACTGCGTGATTCTCAGGTGGCTATGGCGGAGGACGAGGTGGTTACGGCGGTGATGGATATGACGGATATGGTGGAGGAGACGGTGAGCTGTCGCTCCGAGATCTAGTTTTAGCGAGAGGCAACGCTTTTGATACCTTTTGTCTGCAGTGCAAGCTTGGGCTTACTTACCACATGCATGTTCATGTGATGTAGTCGTGGTTTGCTAGGTTACTCACACAACACTGCGTTCGTGTCAGTTGGAAATGCGTTGCGTGAATATTACTAATAATCAGTTTTGTTGTGTGCTTGCAGCAATGTTTCTGTTTTGTTCCTTCAGGTGGAAGTTATGGCggagggcctggttatggaggagGTAGAGGGGGCTAtggaggtggtggtggcggtggtccAGGTTATGGGAACCAGGGTGGTGGTTTTGGTGGTGGCTATGACAACTACAATGATGGAGGTACTGCTTTTAAgttttatttttcccttttttttttccccttcacttCAGATTCCCCGTTGATGGGCGTctggggggcgtggcggtctattccgttgcctaccaacacagggatcgccggttcgaatccccgtgttacctccggcttggtcaggcgtccttacagacacaattggccgtgtctgcgggtgggaagccggatgtgggtatgtgtcctggttgctgcactagcgcctcctctggtcggtcggggcgcctgtttgggggggggggtagcgtgatccttccacgcgctacgtccccctggcgaaactcctcactgtcaggtgaaaagaagcggctggcgactccacatgtatgggaggaggcatgtggtagtctgcagccctccccggatcagcagagggggtggagcagcgaccgggacggctcgtaagggtggggtaattgaccaagcacAATCggattggaagaaaaagggggaaatccaaaaaaaaaataaaagatgccCCCTTGATAATCTGGTTTTGTGCTGCTTCCCTGACGTTGGCTTTTGAGATTGAACGTCAAGTCAAGCAGAAGGTTTATTCCTTGGCAGAAGTGCAGTATTTGAAACCTGAAACAGAAAACCGCCTTGAAATCAGACACTTTTTGCTTCCAGGAAACTttggtggtggcggcggtggaGGGGGTGGAAATTACAATGATTTTGGCAACTATGGCGGGCAGCAGTCTAACTATGGCCCCATGAAAGGAAATAACTTTGGCGGTAGAAATTCGGGGGGACCCTATGGGGGTGAGTTTTGCATCCTAGCCCTCGGTGTCATGTTGCTGTGTTAAACTCCATATCACGAGTGACACTACCTCGTAAATGAATAATAATATTTATTTTAACGTCGTTCCCATCATGATTTGTTCCAGGTGGCTATGGCtctggtggtggaggaggtggcTATGGCTCACGGCGATATTAATTGTGTGATGTTTTGGGTAAGTTCAATTCAGCTGCACACGACCCAGTGGCACAGTACAGCGTGAGCAGATACAAGTGTAGAATAACTATTTGTTCTATCCTGTATCCATTCAACAGGCTTCAGTTCTTAGCAGGAGAGGCGAGGAGGTGGGCAAAGGAGTTGTCAGGAAAGCTGCAGGTTACTTTTGAGGCAGTCGTCAAAAGAATTAGAGGAACACAGAAGTCAGACACATTACTGCTAAACGGGGGCTGTTTGTGGGGGAATAAAGAGACTGTTCACACAAGACATACCAGTGTAGACGATACCCTTTCTTTCTTGTAGTAGATGTTTCCCTTCTTGACTATTTTTCCTTTTGTGCATCTCAAGTTGTGTGTATTGTGCCTGTGGTACCAGGGGAAaagagaaattttttttttctttcatctgaAGTCAGTTCTTAATATAATCTTgggctattattattaattttttttttttgttttttgtttttattttttttttgctgtagacTAGATTTTTACCAGTCCTCTCATTTGTTTTTAATTAACCCAGTTAATGTCAAAAGTGGCGTAGATGTATCCGGCCCTAAAAAATGAGCCAGAACTGTCCATTTTTCCTTCCAAGTTATTATGATTGCTCAACTGAAAGTGTCAAGTTGTATTTTGATTTTGTATTTGAAGCACAGTATGTAATTCCTTAATAGTATTAGTGTCAACAAATAACCAGTCGTGTGGATTAGAATTAAGGGAATGTCTGGGAATGTCTTACTTGTACACAGCAAACGAAATTCTAGATTGTTCAAGTATTTTGAGAAGTAGAAAAAGACCGAATAAACTTGTGTAGTAAAGTGCCTCGAGGTTCAGTGCATCATtggttcagaaaaaaaaaagaaaagaaaagaagaaaaaaaaaagatggaatgAGTTTATTCATGTCTTTGTTTGGCTCGTCGTAACTATGAAGATTAGAACATTGGTCTCCagaatttacttttttttcccccccattttgcCTCAGAACTACATATTTTTTTAagatttcctctctctctgcattGAGGGAGTTTTGGGGGGGTAGTGCTAGGGCAAAAGGGCCCGTACACCACCTATGCCAGTGTTGAGCGAGTAGGATTATGGCAGCCACGAGCACCTGCAGTTGGGGCCCCCCCAGCGTCGCTAGTGTGGAAGATTTACAGATGACTGTCAGACAGGACCTCTTCGGCCCCAGCACAGTGGACCAGGCAGCAGTTTGAGAGAAAAGCAGAGAAGGCGGCGTCGAGCCGAAGCCCATGGAGGAAAGCTTGCAGTGTCGTGCCTGTGATAgtgagcatctttttttttttttttttttcccccaaggctAGCTAAACCTTTCCAGCAGCTGGTGCTATCGAAGAAAGACTAGTTCCTGGACACAATTTGGAGATCAGAGATACTGCAGTTTTACCCCGCAAATACTAGATTTTCAGACCTAacagaaggaaagagaaaaggaaaaaaaaaaaggaaaaagggagTGAGTATTTCACAAAAGCTTTCTTTGAGAAGCTGTGGAGCAGGTAAGAGTAACCACTTTCTTTGATTTGCAGATATGGGAAAGAGGCATTACTTCTCTTCTTGCTGAAAATCTGTAAAGACCTGATAACATGGAGAGGGTTCTGGATGGGTAAGACTCGTTTTTCCCAAAATATTTTTTCGTGGCTGATGTCCGAGGTGACGTTGTGCGGCACGAGGTCCTAAAAGGTAAACGGCAGgataacacaacacagttccctttCACCagatttgttttgctttttgaCAGTTGCCAGCATTGCTAATGTACATCACATTGCATGGTAACGCCTTAAAGGCAGTGGCGGCGTTCCAGAAGGTCCTGCGCTTTACTGGCTTTGATGTCAGTACGCGGTGAACTGCATTCGATGTACCTCACTTTACACGGCTCGTGGGAAATCAGCAGAGTTCTCACACCTGTAGGTGAAACCAGGAACAATAAACGAGGgtcatttttttttataatctAGTTGTGGGTTTTAAGGTAAATAACATTTCCGTATGGTCATCAGAGATCACCAGCAGTAAACTCTGCAGAGGCTTTAAGGGAAACGTATTTCATAACTTAAAACAGCCCCTAAAGCCCCACTTTAtggtatttttcccttttttttcgaTCAAGTTTTTAAAATATCTGGAACAGCCGTCATCGTTTATTTACATTATTTGTGGTAATTTTGATGGAAGCGATATCAAATAGGCTTAGCACATTTCACGGTCTTGGAAATCGAATTCCTGAGTGAGAGATCCTAGTGTGAGAACCCTGAGCGACTACTGAGTACTCGAGGAGTCGgtaattatatacatatatattttttgatACATTTCTATTGTTCTTCTGTGATTAATTATTGCAACTGTGGATATTATTACCATGCACTTCTTGAAATTACTTGAATATTTTTAATGGCCAGCCTTGgtgttgtagttttgtgtttctgCAGTAGAGTTTGGTTGCATTGCCACATCCTGTTCTCGGGACGTCGCGCTCATCAAGGGGAAATCTGTACGGCAGTATGGCAAAATAATCTCCCATACAGCTCAGATTGTTCCTCAGGACCTAGCTAGTCTCCTGAACTCCTGTAATGTCGGGCCAGATGTCTGCCAACATTATAGTTATCCATCAAGTTAATTTAGGGTGTTGCTTAATTAGTTGAAAGATTGTTTGTGTGACCAAATTTGGTTTATTTCACGCAGATAAACTGGGCCGGGGAAAAGGGACCTCTGATTGAATTACGCTGGCTCAAAAACTATGCAACCATAATTGTGGCTTGTGTTCTCCAATAAAAAAAGACATCTATTATGTGAGCGACTTTATTTCTGCAAAGCAATCACAAATAAATTGTTATCAAATTGCTTCCTGGTGTAGCTGAGCggtaaaaaagaaatgttttcttttcttttcttttccatgTGTCACATGTAATGCACATACCGATTTGTATTTACACAATTGCCTATACTGTTTTGTAACCCTGCAAACTAGTTTGGTTTGCCCCACAGCTTTCTGAAGTTTTGTTGGAGAAGATAAAATGGGCTTGGCGTTCAaaggtagtgtttgtgtgtgaaagtGCATGAAGAGCAAATACACATTGTGTAGGGCTTTGCCTTTGAACCGGTTTGTCCAGTGGACTATTGTGAGATTATCCAGCATGGCTGACATGGAGGGTACAGTTGCACTCACTGttgtgtaacataaaatgtgggtgggtgggtttttcttttttccttcttgGGTCAAAAATGGCATGGGATCTACTGGATATACCGGTGTTATGGAGTATTACAAGATTTGGGTCAGAGACCAGATTTACTTTAACTGTATGCAGTTGACTGGGTAATGCATAAAGGCTCTGTGATTGGGAAACAGGGTAAAGCATATAACACTACTTACTCTTGTTTATAAGCCTATGGTTATTTTCTTTATATTTAGGTTTCTGTGTCTTACAAGCGTGATGGTCGAGCCTGCAGAAAGGAGCACATGTTTAGTTATGTAATCATTCCTGAAACCATATGTCCATCTGGCATCCATCTACGGCGTGCTGCGGCTGCAGACAATGTTCAGCTTTCAGAAAATAGGAGACTTAAATGGCTTCTTGAATAGTTTATTATTGAAAAGCACAGAAgacgggatttaaaaaaaaaaagaaaataaagaaatggGACCGCAAATCAAAAGGTAAAGTTTATAAAACGGACATAAGTAACTGATCAAAACATTCATTTAACATACTAaaatgagatatatatatatatatacacagtacaATATGTTCTCTCAAATCTCAATAGCAAATAATGTATTTACAAACAATATTGGTAAAAGAATCTCTTGAGGGTATTAGAAAGCAGTACAAAAGAAGTAAAATATCAAAAATATTACAAGATTTAAGAGGAGTAAGCAAAAACTATATAATAGTTCCGCCAATCTAGTTACACTTAAAGCTGAGCAACTACAAAGTTATTGCATAGTATTTTTTACTATGAACGATAATGCAGTACCATATTATAAAGTAGATAAGTGCTTGTCTTTGTCTTTCTTGACGAGTGTCTTTTTAATGCGCGGAACGAGGAAGATGCTGCCATCGGTGGTCTGCTGGAGGGAGTAGTCGGACGGCGAGTAGGGATTCCCCTCCTCATCTCTCAGTTGGCTGAACACCCCCAGGTACAAGGTGTTGAACTGCTGCTTCATTTCTTTTAGACTGCTGACGTTCTGGCTCTTCTCCCTCTGGAGgcgctccttctcctccttcagcgAGTCAAGGTCATACTCCAGCCCCACTATGTTCTCCATCTTGCGCTTGCGGCAGTTCTGGGCGGCCACTTTGTTCTTGCCACGGCGGCggatgtccctgaccaaggccaacTGGGACTCGTTCAGTTGGTGCTTGGACAGTATCTCGTTGAAATCGTCCACAGGCAG comes from Lampris incognitus isolate fLamInc1 chromosome 11, fLamInc1.hap2, whole genome shotgun sequence and encodes:
- the hnrnpa3 gene encoding heterogeneous nuclear ribonucleoprotein A3; its protein translation is MEGREAKEPEQLRKLFIGGLSFETTEESLRAHFEQWGTLTDCVVMRDPNNKRSRGFGFVTYSSVGEVDDAMGARPHKVDGRVVEPKRAVSREDSSKPGAHLTVKKIFVGGIKEDTEEYHIREYFETYGRIDCIDIMEERSTGKKRGFCFVSFDDHDTVDKIVAQKYHTINSHNCEVRKALSKQEMMAASNQRNRGGGSGNFMGRGGNYGSSNFGRGGYGGGRGGYGGDGYDGYGGGDGGSYGGGPGYGGGRGGYGGGGGGGPGYGNQGGGFGGGYDNYNDGGNFGGGGGGGGGNYNDFGNYGGQQSNYGPMKGNNFGGRNSGGPYGGGYGSGGGGGGYGSRRY